The sequence below is a genomic window from Candidatus Poribacteria bacterium.
TGAAGATAACCGATAGTGACATTAGATGGTTGAGATTACATTTTCCGAACTTATACTACGATGCAGACTCCCATAAAATTTTAGGCGAGCTGGACTTTTGCGCGGTGTATGAGAGCGAATCCGGGAAAATAACGATTGCCAATCTCCTTAAAGAAACTGACTTTTTAATTCAGGATGTTTTTGAGGTTGAGATTTACCTAGATGACCTTGATTGGAACGGATGGCCGAAAGTGTTTGAGGTCGGGGGGAAATACTGTCGAATTGTGAAAAAATGTGAGGTTCCGATCATTGACTTGCACATTTATCCCCACAATCGCGCGTGTTGCTTAGGTCTCAAATACAGAGATAGCCAGCAGCTTTGTATTGAGGATTTCCTTGATGAATTGGTAATTCCATTTTTTTATCGACTCTCCTACACAGATAAATTCGGTATTGACAGGGCTCGGAAGGACCTTTGGGGCGAATATTCTCATGGCAAGCAAGGAGAAATAGAGCACTTTTTGGAAATCATGAATATAGTGCGACATAACCCAGGTAGGAACGATCCATGTCCCTGTGGAAGCGGCAAGAAGTACAAAAAATGTCATCTTGGTGAGGTTGAATCCCCGGAAAACCCGTTAAGGAGAACATCATTAGATGCCCCAACTCGGTTAAGGCGTTGAATCAGGCACATCAGGCTCATTATCTAAGTCCTTATTCATTCTTCATCGCGTTCGTCCGGTTCAAAGATCGAATCAAACTTTATAGGTATTTTTCCTTCTTTGATTGACCGATTCAGTGCTTCAATGTCTTCATCAGTGAGATGTGGTGGTTTTTCCATCGCTTTGATGAGGCGTTGTGCGGCGGCGTTTTTTCCCTTTTCTGTAACTCCTTTTACTTGTTTATCTTTTTGAAGTTTGGCATCCGCTTTTATTTGTTCGTGAGGAAGCACTCTAAGTTGAGAGACAAGGAAACTCAGGCACTTGGACATTTGCCCGTAGGCAT
It includes:
- a CDS encoding SEC-C metal-binding domain-containing protein is translated as MKITDSDIRWLRLHFPNLYYDADSHKILGELDFCAVYESESGKITIANLLKETDFLIQDVFEVEIYLDDLDWNGWPKVFEVGGKYCRIVKKCEVPIIDLHIYPHNRACCLGLKYRDSQQLCIEDFLDELVIPFFYRLSYTDKFGIDRARKDLWGEYSHGKQGEIEHFLEIMNIVRHNPGRNDPCPCGSGKKYKKCHLGEVESPENPLRRTSLDAPTRLRR